ccttccccgatAGTTAGCGAGGGTGCTATCGGTCCAcagccgccctccctcccccacagtcacTAGAGGCTGCAGGTGGGATtgagcctgggaggggggggtgtcatcAGGGGAGGCAGTTTCTGGCCTCCCCCTTAAAAATTCTCCACCCACTGGAACCCTGAAAGTTCTCAGGGTTGCCTGGCAACCGGAGCAGCGGGCGCTAGGCAACGCAGTTGCTagggagcatgtgtgtgtgtagggggtgaTTGGCAGCTCTGACAGAGGCCTGGAAAATGGCACTTGACCAAATgagcagccctcccctccccccccccccccgctcccccaagtGCCAGGGTATTCGGGTTGCCAATTTCGGGTGGACGTATTGccggagatttcatcacatgacataatcgttaattaaagattaatctttaattgctggagactccaggccaaccCTGCAGGGCcaatcccagagctgggaacagacccaGAAGTCCTGCTTCCCAGCCCCCGGTATATTCACTCCCCCCAATTCCCTAGCCAGTGTGGGGAGCTGCgcccccctcccatgccctgctccccaaccctGTGTACCGTCCccagtcccccccctcccctccacagccACCCTGCCAGCTCTGCATGCCAGCAGCACGGTggccctgcccagagctgggcacccaccAGAAACATGCCAAAGGGAGGACCCTGGtacagccacccccaccccctgtccaatGCCCTGTACCACCACACCCCCCACACTCTCCTGCCCCtaaaacagcccctcccccagcccatccccaaTACCCTGTACCCCCCTGTTCACCTCCTGACACTAAAACAgcacccacacccctgcccttccATTGCCCCCCGCCCCATTTCGAGCACTGACACAGTACACTGCAGCTATCCATTAGCAATGGATTCCCAGACACATTCAGAGcagaggtggaggggagagaggggagaggtaACCTCCCCCACACAAGATCCCCTGCATGTGACAGATCTCCAACCAAGCTGGCCATGGAAAGCAGCCCCAAAGAAAGGGGGCCAAACCCCTGAGCCAGACAgtccctggggctggatgggagctggttccccctacaggggaaaggcccatgctccgccccccccccccagcagtcccagggctgggacatgTTGGTGGGGAGGTGTGGCACTAAAACCCCCTTGGGTAGGCCCCCCATTCCACAGTGGGGCACTTGCCCCACAGCAGGCCCTTTGGGCACCCCATATAGTGGTCTCTGTGTGTCTGTCCGTGCAGGAGGGGTTGTTAAATCCATTACCCAGGGGGGAGGGTCTGTAGTTTATatccttgggggggagggatagctcagtggtttgagcattggcctgctaaacccagggttgtgagttcaatccttgagggggccacttggggatctggggcaaaatcagtacttggtcctgctagtgaaggcagggggctggactcgatgacctttgaaggtcccttccagttctaggagatgggatatctccattaatttaatttaaatttatataTCCAGCATCCCCAGGCTGACAGGTGAGTTGGGGGCAACGGAGCCTGTGTGGGGCGGGGAGATCAGGGACCCCAGTCTAAGGTCAGGGCCAATTCACCAGGCTCTCCAGTAGTTGGCCTGGGAGATCACACCAGCTCCACACCCGCCTGGCACATGGGCACACACACTGTGCCTTAGCTGGTAATTAACAACCGAGCTGCCCTGAGCTGTGATCCCCGCGTAATCTCGTTAATTGGATCCTCCTTAAAatcggccgggggggggggaggaagactgGCTGAGGTGGGTTCCTTCTGACCCTTTGCAGCCCAGAgatccccctctgcctcccccctcccagctggtGACCCCCTCGGGCATGGGACAAGCTTCCCTTGTATCATTTCACCCCAGGCTGGGCTGCCCCTGGGATAATGCAGCCCCGGGTGGTAACGGTAGGACCCCAGGGTGCTTATCAGGTGTCCACTCGCTGGGGTGTCCCtggatttcctcccctccccaattctaCTGCAAATTAACTCCTCCCAAcctagctcccctcccccctccagctctggcccTTCTCCTTGCTTCCCTTGCAGGCGGCAGATGGCGAGAGGTTTGCAGATGCCCCACGGAGCAGGGGACAGATGGAGGCACCAGCCGGCCGAAAATGCCACCGTTTAGTAACTGCTAAATGTTTGAATTAATCCCCCTCCGAGTCCCCCATGGCTCCCGGTTGCCCTTCGGGCCCAAAGCCAGCGATCACCCAGGGGCCCCCATTCACGTTATGGTGAAATAAGTTTCTCTGGCGCCTTTCTAAGGAGGCGATGGGTCAGGCTTGAGGGGCATTCACAGGAGGTCGGGGTTGAGGCGCATCGCCAGAGCGGTGGGGGAAGcagagctgggatagcagggggtgcaggttgcGATTAAGGGCCTTAGCAGAGATGGAAGGGGTAGCAGGGCCAGGGTAGCAGaagggctgcaggtcaggggtgAGGAGCATTGCCACAGCTGGGTTGGGGGAGCAGCTGAGATAGGTCAGGATCAAGGGGCATTGActgagctggagggagggaatccagggctgggatagcagggggctgtgggtcaagatccaggggcatcggcagagctgtgtggataGATTTGGCAGCCAGCCTTTTGGTGGGTGCCCCAAATAAAGGGAACATGCCTCAAACccctctgctctccccacccccatcagcgcctggggctccagccaaaGGGTGTGTCGGTCTTATATAGCCCAGTCAGTGCAGGTGAACTCAGGTCCAGTGCTCAGGGCACGGGGTGgcgccggacgcctgggttctatcccagctgggAGGTGGTGGGTTCAGTGCCCAGGGTAGGGGGTGGcaccggacgcctgggttctatcccagctgggaggggctggggcccggacgcctgggttctatcccagctgggagggggtgggtccAGTGCCCAGGGTAGGGGCTggggcccggacgcctgggttctatcccagctgggagggggtgggtccAGTGCCCAGGGTAGGGGCTggggcccggacgcctgggttctatcccagctgggagggagtgggtccagtgctcagggcagggggtggggcccggacgcctgggttctatcccagctgggagggggtgggtccagtgctcagggcagggggtggggcccggacgcctgggttctatccaagctgggagggggtgggtccAGTGCCCAGGGTAGGGGCTggggcccggacgcctgggttctatcccagctgggagggggtgggtccAGTGCCCAGGGTAGGGGCTggggcccggacgcctgggttctatcccagctgggagggggtgggtccagtgctcagggcaggaggtggggcagggagggcgcGGCTAGAGGCGGTTGCAGCCACTGATTGGCTAGACTTCAGAGAGTGGGCGGGCCTTCCCCCCGGATTGGCTAGAACAACGAGAGTGGGCGGTCCTTATTCCGGATTGgctggaggtgggaagggggcgtgacCGGAACGGAGTACGATTTCTGATTAGCTATCACCCGGGGACGGGGCGGGACATCCCTCCGGATTGGCCCGGGGCGAGTAGTGGGCGGGGCAATGTCGGCGGCGCTGCAGCGGGCGCTGGGGGCCgctgggcccggcccggccccggccccggccctggtgCTGGGCCCGGCCCGCTCGGGCCGCTCGGCGCTGCTGTTCCGGGCGGCGCTGGCCGGGCCCCGCGCGCTGTTCCTGGCGCCCCGCGCCCTGCAGCGGCTGCCGGGGGCCCGGCGCGGGGAGAGCGACGCGCGCGGCCTGCAGGTGATGGGCGGGGCTTGcggggagtgggcggggccaaTATCCTGGGCGGGGCTTGcggggagtgggcggggccaaTATCCTGGGCGGGgcctgcggggagggggcggggccaagggtaAAAATCTTAGCGGGTCGGAGTTCCTTTCTCCCGGGAGGGCTGAatggggggagaagctggaggcCGCAGTGCttgatgggagggagggagtaggaGGGGAGCTAAGGGGTGGGGCTTCATGGCAGGGGAGGAGCCTAAGGGCCTAGGATAAAGGGAGGGGCTTgaggagtgggcggggccagatAGGGAGGGGCTTTTTGGAGGGGGTGCTGGCATAGGACAGGGCCTGGACGTGGCTGGATGTTGGGCACAGGGGGAtggtgggcaggggaagggaggagatacTGGGTTGGGGCTAGCTGGGaggcggggggctgggctgggtcgaGGTTGGTCTGGTGAGGGAGGGGATcccaggctgggctgtgggggaggggatcccgggctGGGGCCGACCCCATTCAAtagctccctccccttccccaccctagcGCATCCAGTTCCTCTACCCGCCCTCGCTGCGGGAGCTGCTGCGGCTGTTGGCCTCGCTGCACCAGAGCCTGCCTgggccccctgccctcctcctgctGGACGGGCTGGAGCAGTACCTCGCTGGTTGCCCTGGCCCTCAGGCGGTCGCCCGGCTCTCAGCCCTGCTGGTGGACACAGCTTCCTACTTCACGGGGCGCCTCGGCGCGGACCCCCAAGGATCTGCCACCTGCTGCCAGCTCATCG
The genomic region above belongs to Malaclemys terrapin pileata isolate rMalTer1 chromosome 23, rMalTer1.hap1, whole genome shotgun sequence and contains:
- the SWSAP1 gene encoding ATPase SWSAP1, whose translation is MSAALQRALGAAGPGPAPAPALVLGPARSGRSALLFRAALAGPRALFLAPRALQRLPGARRGESDARGLQRIQFLYPPSLRELLRLLASLHQSLPGPPALLLLDGLEQYLAGCPGPQAVARLSALLVDTASYFTGRLGADPQGSATCCQLIASMQVSGETEVEDYLCILQRYFPAQCWLCPDSAPALGQEDCGGDRTFRARLSQPGAADQEWKLGFNLDGEMRVSPVPWGHAEDLGAASDTDRAAGAEK